CCGTCAATCGTCGGTCGCGCTTGGTGGGCCGGCCGCTGCCCGGCGCGCGTACCGGGACGAGCGCACCAGCCGAGATGTCGTCCCCTGAGGGCGGTGGCGGTGTCAGATCGTCGTAGAGGGTGCGCGCCTCTTCGGCTGGACCACGTCGCGCACCGCCATCCACCACGCGATAGATCACCACGCGGCGTTCCAGCGTGATGGTCAGCACATCTCCGATCTTCACCGCGTGGGCCGGTTGATCGATCTTCTCGCGATTGAGACGAACACGCCCCGCCTGCACCAGCTTGGCTGCAAGCGAACGCGATTTTACCACGCGCGCGAAGAACAGCCATTTGTCGATGCGCTGACGGGCAGCCGACGCCATCTACTTCTTGAGCTGGTCGCGCAATGCGGCGAGCTTGGCGAAGGGCGAATCCGGATCGATCTTGGCCGGACGCTCCTCGCGCGGCTTACCACCGCCGAAGGCAGGCTTGCCCTTGTCGCGGAAGCCCGGCTTCGAGCGGTCGTCGCGTCCGCCGCCCGCGCCGTCATTGCGACGGCTATCCTGGCGGCGTCCATCCTGACGACCATCCGGACGTCCCTCGCCCGGCTTGCCCTTCGGCTTGCCACGGAAGTGCTCGCGCCCTGCGGGACGCTCCCGCGCCTCGCCCTGGCCGCCTGCCGCCTGGGTGCCTTCCGACGGCGCGCCATCGCGCCGCTGGCCACGACCTTGCGCGGGACCACGCGCATGGCGCTGTCCCTGGTTGCGACGCCCTTCGAAACGGGCAGGACGCCAGAGCAGGATCGGCTTGGGCGCTTCGGCCGGCTCTGCACCCGCCTCCGCTGCCTCGACCGTCTCCAGCGCCGGCTGAGCAACCACAGTGTCAGCGTCTGCTTCCCCGCTCGAAGCGTCCTCGACGGGCGCAGCTTCCGCGTCCTGTGCGGTCGCTTCATGAGACCGGTCGGCCCGAGCGTCCTCTGACGAAGCCGTCTCCGAAATTTCTGCAGGAGCCTCTTCAGTCGTTCCCGCGTCTGCCACCGCAGCCTCTGCAACGACTGTCTCGACCTCGGCGGCCACCGTTTCGGCTTCGGCTGGTGTCCCCGCCTCGGCCTCGATCGGCGCGTCCCCGGCTACCACTGCACGCGTATCCTCGGCAGCAGGCGCAGCCGGTTCGGCTGCGGCTTGCGCGGCGGCCGCCTTTGCCTGCTCGGCGGAAGCGGCCTTGGCCGCGGCAGCCTCGTGTTCCGCCGCGTCGAACGCGTCGAGCTTCGCCTGCACATCCGCCGCCGACTTCGGTTCGGCGCGGTAACCCAGGCCCTTCAGGATTTCTTCCATGTCTTCGGCGGTCGCGCCGAGGATCGACATCATCGCGGGCGTCACGATGAACGCCGCGCCGTCGAACGCGCCTTCGGGGCGTTTGCCCGTACCCGCACGCCACGACAGGGCCGGGCGAATAAGATCGGCAAGGCGCTCCAGAATATCGACGCGCACCGCGCGACGCCCAAGCGAGCGATAACCCGCCAGGCCATAGAAGGTCGGCTCGAACGATGTATCGACAACAAGCGACGTGCGGCCGGAAGCCAGTCCGTTGACCACGTCGCCGAAGCCCGGTTTGTCCTTGCCGTCGTTGCGCAGCGCCCAGAGCAGCGTCACGAGACCGGCCGGACCCGGCTTGAGAAGCGCCGGCACGAAAATGTGAAACGCACCGAAGCGGACGCCGAGACGACGCAACGCCCCACGGGCATCCTGGTCCAATGCTTTGACGTCGTCTGCCACGTCGCGGCGATTGAGGATGCCGAAATTCTCGACCAGCCGGAATGCGATGCCGCGCGCGATGCCGGTGAGCTGGTCCGCATTCTTCAGATCGAAGAGCGGCTTCAACAGTGTCTCAATCTGGTAGTGAACGAAGCGCTCGGCACGCGCCGCGACCTTGTCGCGCGCAGGACCGGTCAGTTGCTCGTCTGCCAGAAGAATGACGCGCGGCGACAGATCGTCCTCGCCGGCAGTCAGCGTCGCGACGGGCGAGCCGATCCAGCGCAGC
This portion of the Mesorhizobium sp. CAU 1732 genome encodes:
- a CDS encoding RNA-binding S4 domain-containing protein, whose translation is MASAARQRIDKWLFFARVVKSRSLAAKLVQAGRVRLNREKIDQPAHAVKIGDVLTITLERRVVIYRVVDGGARRGPAEEARTLYDDLTPPPPSGDDISAGALVPVRAPGSGRPTKRDRRLTDALRDEE